From one Anopheles cruzii chromosome 3, idAnoCruzAS_RS32_06, whole genome shotgun sequence genomic stretch:
- the LOC128271797 gene encoding uncharacterized protein LOC128271797 isoform X2, with product MSQLLFVIGVGGVQDAELCLSLSLALLFMKLASLCWLCCCCHHALAMFRSNTNIHPNPEPSMGKALANYSLISWGFPSLMLGVAAAFKYKERDIKISGAQVIAQIVHELNGDNHCWLMEGSAYIWGFLMPAIVLLFSGFYLACQGGGAIKIAAALQIDSRAKNKLVKKRGLQIGLFFKILVVLSSVVCLGAVASVWNVVQLWSIYSIAQGVQGLVISLLVSCNCKVLKLYSAPRSHKARRGTYRSLKDGDGGRYGVISITNPNYEEMIPNGVGENSTSLTKMSYKEKHFVDRIDNTLPTLDCAFNGELSTSLSIDELPKRPLPASV from the exons ATGAGCCAATTATTGTTCGTCATTGGAGTAGGCGGTGTACAG gaCGCTGAGTTATGTTTGTCACTTTCACTGGCATTGTTGTTTATGAAATTGGCGTCACTGTGCTGgctgtgctgttgttgccacCATGCGCTTGCCATGTTTCGTTCCAATACAAATATTCATCCTAATCCAGAGCCTAGTATGGGAAAAGCTCTTGCAAACTATAG TCTTATTTCGTGGGGATTTCCATCGCTTATGCTCGGAGTCGCAGCCGCATTTAAGTACAAAGAACGTGACATTAAAATAAGCGGTGCGCAAGTAATTGCACAAATTGTTCACGAGTTGAACGGAGATAATCATTGTTG gTTAATGGAGGGCTCGGCTTACATCTGGGGGTTTCTTATGCCGGCAATAGTGCTTCTGTTTTCTGGTTTTTATCTTGCTTGTCAGGGTGGAGGAGCAATTAAAATAGCTGCGGCATTGCAGATTGATTCTCGCGCCAAGAACAAGCTTGTCAAAAAGCGAGGACTGCAAATAGGCCTCTTTTTCAAG ATCCTAGTAGTACTTTCTTCTGTTGTTTGCCTTGGTGCGGTTGCTTCAGTTTGGAACGTAGTACAGCTTTGGTCAATCTACAGTATTGCGCAAGGAGTTCAA GGACTGGTCATATCACTGTTAGTATCGTGCAACTGTAAAGTATTAAAACTCTACTCAGCCCCGAGGAGTCACAAAGCGCGCAGAGGAACTTACCGAAGTTTGAAGGATGGTGACGGAGGACGCTATGGAGTTATATCGATAACGAATCCTAATTATGAAGAAATGATTCCCAATGGCGTTGGCGAAAATAGCACGAGCCTTACGAAAATGTCGtacaaagaaaaacactttgTTGATCGTATAGACAACACTCTACCGACACTTGACTGTGCATTCAACGGTGAGCTATCCACATCGCTCTCCATTGATGAATTGCCAAAAAGACCGTTACCAGCATCCGTTTAG
- the LOC128271797 gene encoding adhesion G protein-coupled receptor L1-like isoform X1 produces METLYTGHIHGFPPSANISYGSLSTTWGSQGGLIALGVVLGSSVSLVGLAFAFITYSLFSDLKSLAGTALLSLLASLFMSQLLFVIGVGGVQDAELCLSLSLALLFMKLASLCWLCCCCHHALAMFRSNTNIHPNPEPSMGKALANYSLISWGFPSLMLGVAAAFKYKERDIKISGAQVIAQIVHELNGDNHCWLMEGSAYIWGFLMPAIVLLFSGFYLACQGGGAIKIAAALQIDSRAKNKLVKKRGLQIGLFFKILVVLSSVVCLGAVASVWNVVQLWSIYSIAQGVQGLVISLLVSCNCKVLKLYSAPRSHKARRGTYRSLKDGDGGRYGVISITNPNYEEMIPNGVGENSTSLTKMSYKEKHFVDRIDNTLPTLDCAFNGELSTSLSIDELPKRPLPASV; encoded by the exons atggaaacactTTACACCGGTCACATTCATGGATTTCCTCCTTCGGCAAACATATCTTACGGTTCTCTCAGCACCACGTGGGGCTCTCAAGGAGGTCTTATTGCTTTGGGAGTAGTCCTTGGGAGCTCCGTCAGTCTGGTAGGGCTTGCCTTTGCTTTCATCACATATAG CCTTTTCTCTGATTTGAAATCTCTAGCAGGAACAGCGCTTTTAAGTCTTCTAGCGTCACTTTTTATGAGCCAATTATTGTTCGTCATTGGAGTAGGCGGTGTACAG gaCGCTGAGTTATGTTTGTCACTTTCACTGGCATTGTTGTTTATGAAATTGGCGTCACTGTGCTGgctgtgctgttgttgccacCATGCGCTTGCCATGTTTCGTTCCAATACAAATATTCATCCTAATCCAGAGCCTAGTATGGGAAAAGCTCTTGCAAACTATAG TCTTATTTCGTGGGGATTTCCATCGCTTATGCTCGGAGTCGCAGCCGCATTTAAGTACAAAGAACGTGACATTAAAATAAGCGGTGCGCAAGTAATTGCACAAATTGTTCACGAGTTGAACGGAGATAATCATTGTTG gTTAATGGAGGGCTCGGCTTACATCTGGGGGTTTCTTATGCCGGCAATAGTGCTTCTGTTTTCTGGTTTTTATCTTGCTTGTCAGGGTGGAGGAGCAATTAAAATAGCTGCGGCATTGCAGATTGATTCTCGCGCCAAGAACAAGCTTGTCAAAAAGCGAGGACTGCAAATAGGCCTCTTTTTCAAG ATCCTAGTAGTACTTTCTTCTGTTGTTTGCCTTGGTGCGGTTGCTTCAGTTTGGAACGTAGTACAGCTTTGGTCAATCTACAGTATTGCGCAAGGAGTTCAA GGACTGGTCATATCACTGTTAGTATCGTGCAACTGTAAAGTATTAAAACTCTACTCAGCCCCGAGGAGTCACAAAGCGCGCAGAGGAACTTACCGAAGTTTGAAGGATGGTGACGGAGGACGCTATGGAGTTATATCGATAACGAATCCTAATTATGAAGAAATGATTCCCAATGGCGTTGGCGAAAATAGCACGAGCCTTACGAAAATGTCGtacaaagaaaaacactttgTTGATCGTATAGACAACACTCTACCGACACTTGACTGTGCATTCAACGGTGAGCTATCCACATCGCTCTCCATTGATGAATTGCCAAAAAGACCGTTACCAGCATCCGTTTAG